A segment of the Anaerolineae bacterium genome:
GCGCCCCCGTGCCCCATTAATACCGCAAACGTGCCGTCCTCAATCTGGCCGTTGACATGGTTGAGGGCCGGTTGTTGGGTTTCTCGATAGGTAAAACTCAAGTCTTCAATTAAGGCGGCAATGCCCATTTGCGGACTCCCGGCTGGCGCTACAGCAAGATGCTGCCAACAATAATAACAATGGCGAAAATGACGCCGATGGTCAGGGCCTGGCCAGTCAATAGATAACCTCCCAAAATCCAACCAAGCAGCGCGCCGGCCGTGACCAGCCAGGCGCCAATAACCCCGGCAATGGGCTTGCCGATGTCTGATTCTTCCATCACGTCCCACCAAACCAGGCCCAGTTGTTTTTTGGTGACGCCATAGATGGCCAGCAGCAAAATGCCCCCAATCAATCCGCCCACCGTATCGTTAATGGCAATGATGCTGACCAGGATAGGGTAAGGCACCAGCCCCAATGCAGCTACTCCCGTAGCGATGATCACGCCGCAGGCAGCGGCGGAAACCAGGGCAATAACAATGTAGAGCACCCACGAGCGCCAATTGGCCACCGCCAGTTCCCGCTGGCCGTCGGCCAGGGGTTTGAGCGTGGCCCACATGGTGTAGGGCAGGTAACCCAGCAAAAAGTTGCCGATAAAACCAAAGACACTGCCCGGCCCTAACGTGCCGCCAAAGATATCGCCGATGAGATTGCCGATGGCCGAACCCCAGGCGCCGGCCGGCCCAAACAACAGGCCAAAAACCATCGGAAAGATGTTGGCCACCCTTACCTCGGTGATGCCGGGAATAAGGGGAATAGCGGTTTTAAAGGCGATAAGCGCCGCGCCGTAGATGGCGGCACATACTGCCACCAGGATGATCATCCTGGTATTCTTCCACATTGAAAAAGCAGCCTTCATTGCGTTTGTCTCCTTTCACTTTACGTATTAAATTTTTGGATCACGAGAAAAATAGCGGAAGCGTTGCTCTACCTTGGTCCGTTCAATAACCATCACCTCCTTGTGTGCCTGTTGAAGCCGGGGGGATACGGGGGCATCCGTCGGTAGTTTATTACAATCAGAAAGAAGTGTCAAACAATTAATGGCCTGGGCAAGAGATTGTTGATTTTTCGGCAATATGCTATACTTAGCACGGTCATAAAGGAACACTTTTTACTCTGGTAGAAATGTCCCTTTATGCCCGTTGGCAGTATACCATTGTTCTCGGTGAAAGGAGGTTTTTATTTAGAGCAATGATGGCCAAGATTGACGATTTTCTGACGGTTTACGAGTGATTTGCAAAGGACACCCATAGGGGACATTCCGGTATTCTCAGAATCTGTCACTGCCCTGCTTGCGCTTATCACCGGCTTTGGATTATTATATCAAAAATAGATAAAGTATTTAGCCAAGAATAATAAAAAAAGGAGAGGACAATGAGTATTCAAGTTCTGGTGGCCTATGCCACCAAGTATGGCGCAACGGCAGAGATTGCCGAAAGAATTGGCAAAGTGCTCCGGCAAGCCGGTTTGCCGGCCGATGTGCTGCCTGCGGATAAGGTTAGCAACCTGACCCCTTACCAGGCCGTTGTATTGGGCAGTGCGGTTTACATTGGCAAATGGCGCAAACAGGCGGCGAGGTTTTTGCAGGCCAACGAGAAAATGCTGGCCCAGCAA
Coding sequences within it:
- a CDS encoding QueT transporter family protein, with product MKAAFSMWKNTRMIILVAVCAAIYGAALIAFKTAIPLIPGITEVRVANIFPMVFGLLFGPAGAWGSAIGNLIGDIFGGTLGPGSVFGFIGNFLLGYLPYTMWATLKPLADGQRELAVANWRSWVLYIVIALVSAAACGVIIATGVAALGLVPYPILVSIIAINDTVGGLIGGILLLAIYGVTKKQLGLVWWDVMEESDIGKPIAGVIGAWLVTAGALLGWILGGYLLTGQALTIGVIFAIVIIVGSILL